The sequence GCGTACTGGGCCGAGCAGGCCCGCGTCGTCGAGCAGCGGCTGCCGCTCACGACCGCGATCTACCTCGCGATGGTCGGCGGCGCGATCGCCATCGAGACGGCCTTTCCCGAGCGGCGGCTCACCGCGCTCGGCTTCTACGGCATCCACGTCGTCGTGTCGGTGTTCTGGCTCGCCGTCGCGCGGCTGCGCCCCGCGCGCTTGCGCATCGACGTCGCGGCCGTCGCCTTGGCGGTGTCGTGGAGCGCGGTCTTGACCGCCTACACCTCCCTGGTCGTTCCCAATCCCGAGCGACTCGGCAGCGGCCAGATCTGTCTTCTCTACGGCCTCTTCTTCCTCCTCCCCTGGCGCTGGACGCACCAGCTTGCGGTTTCGATCGCCGCCCTCCTCGGGATCGCCGTGACGGCTCTCGTCGCGACCAATCCCGAGCAGCTCGCCTACGGCTTCGTGGTCGTCGTGACGGGCGCCGTGACGTCCGTCGGCGGGGTCGTGTATCTCGACCGCTATCGCTTCGACGAATTCGTTCGCACCGCGCAGCTGACGCGCGCCTCGCGCGAGAAGGAGGAGGAGGCCGAGATCGCCGCCACCCTGCTGCGCGTGTCGGAGACGCTGAGCGAGCGGGCGAACCAGCCGGACCTGCTGGCGCACCTGACGCGCATCGCCGTCGAGACGGTCGGCTGCGACTGGGGCACGACCTTCGCCCTCGACGAGCGCGACGCGGTGTACCGCCTTGCCGGCATCTTCGGCGAGGACCCAGGCGTACGCGAGGAGATCGAGGTCGCCGAGTTCGACGAGCGCAACCTGCCCCTGGTCCACGTGCTCGCGCCGGGCTCACTGATCGAGCTGCCCGACGCGCGCGAGCAGCGCCTCATACCGCCGGCGCTCCTCACGCGCTGGGGCGTCGCCTCGCAGCTCGTCGCGCCGATCGCGCTCGGCGGCCGCGTGGTCGGGGCGCTCTGCCTCGCGCACGGCAACCGCCGCGGTCCGTTCTCGGCGCGCGAGCGCCGGCTCGCGCAGGGGATCGTGCACGCGACCGCGCTCGCCCTCGCGAGCTCCGCCCTCGTCAACGACCTCCGCGCCGCCAACACCCTGCGCTCGGAGTTCGTGTCGACGATGTCGCACGAGCTGCGCACGCCGCTGAACGTGATCATCGGCTTCGCGGAGATGGCCCGCGACGAGGAGCTGCCGGAGACGGAGCGACGCGGCGTCCTGCAACGCATCGAGGAGGCCGGCCGCGACTTGCTTCGGCTCATCGAGGACACCCTCGCGATGGGGCGCATCGAGTCCGGACGCGACCGCGTCGAGCTCGAGTCGGTCGAGCTCCCGGAGCTCTGGAGCCGCCTGCGGCGCGACTGCGCCGGGCTCCCCCAGAAGGACGCCGTGACCCTCGACTGGCAGCCGCTCGACGCCGCCGCGGCGCTCGTCACCGACGCGCGCAAGCTCACGGTCGTGACCCGCAACCTCGTGCACAACGCGCTCAAGTTCACGCAAGCCGGCTGGGTGCGCGTCCAAGGAGGGATCGCGGACGACGCCTTCGTGCTCGCCGTCAGCGACACCGGCATCGGCATCGAACCGCGCGATCAGTCGACCGTGTTCGAGATGTTCCGCCAGGGCGACGGCTCCGACACGCGTCGCTTCGGCGGCACCGGCCTCGGCCTCCACATCGTCCAGCGCTACGTGGAGCAGCTCGGCGGATCCGTCGAGCTGGCGAGCGCGCCGGGTGTCGGCAGCCGGTTCACCGTCCGCCTCCCGCTCCGTCCCGAGGGCGCCGCGGCCTCCGACGCCGGTTGAGCCGACGGCTGGGGCGGAGACGATCGCGGCCCCCGGAAGAGCCACCCGACGACGACGGCCTCGCCCATGGCCGCCCCTCGTACCCGGGAACGCGGAGGCGAGGCTCTCGCGGAGTCGCCTCGCGTGCCCGCCGCCGGCAAACGAGCAGCCGCCGAGATCTACGGCTACTTCGAGCGCCTCCTCGCCGAGCGCGGCAGCGACGACACCGACGATCTCTTGAGCCTGCTCCTCGCGGCGAAGCGCGGGTGGCGCTCGAGGAGTTGCTGGCGCGGCTTCCCGATCTCGCCGTCGAGCGTGGCGGCCTCGTGCGCGTGCACTCGGGAAACGTGCGGGGATACGCCACCGCGCCGATCGCATTCACGCCGCGCTAGCCCGTAGCCTCGCGCGAGCGCGTGCGAACGGACACGCCGCCCTCGTGCGCCTTTCGAGCGTCGCGATGGCTATTGTCGTGCGGCGCGGATACCGGGTGATCCTCGACGCGGCGACCCGTCGTCAGCGCGGAACCGGGACGCCGAGCCGGCGTGCGATGGCCCGCAGCTGATCGATCTCGCGCGCGAGCGCGTGCTGCAGCGCGTGCTGGTCGGTGCGCACGAGCTCCGCGTCGAGGTGCTCGATGTGGCGGACGAGATGCGTCGCGAGGAGCCGCTGCTCGTCGGCGGAGAGATCGAGGGTCACGGACATCGGGGGAATCTCCTTTCGCGCTTCCGTGATAGCACGCGGCCGCGCGGGAACGGAGCGCCGGGTGCGCCGCGAACCGCACCATCCTCCCGCAGGAGGATCGCAACGCCC is a genomic window of Deltaproteobacteria bacterium containing:
- a CDS encoding HAMP domain-containing histidine kinase, which produces MTESLSPAREPSATEQAAWRTAYWAEQARVVEQRLPLTTAIYLAMVGGAIAIETAFPERRLTALGFYGIHVVVSVFWLAVARLRPARLRIDVAAVALAVSWSAVLTAYTSLVVPNPERLGSGQICLLYGLFFLLPWRWTHQLAVSIAALLGIAVTALVATNPEQLAYGFVVVVTGAVTSVGGVVYLDRYRFDEFVRTAQLTRASREKEEEAEIAATLLRVSETLSERANQPDLLAHLTRIAVETVGCDWGTTFALDERDAVYRLAGIFGEDPGVREEIEVAEFDERNLPLVHVLAPGSLIELPDAREQRLIPPALLTRWGVASQLVAPIALGGRVVGALCLAHGNRRGPFSARERRLAQGIVHATALALASSALVNDLRAANTLRSEFVSTMSHELRTPLNVIIGFAEMARDEELPETERRGVLQRIEEAGRDLLRLIEDTLAMGRIESGRDRVELESVELPELWSRLRRDCAGLPQKDAVTLDWQPLDAAAALVTDARKLTVVTRNLVHNALKFTQAGWVRVQGGIADDAFVLAVSDTGIGIEPRDQSTVFEMFRQGDGSDTRRFGGTGLGLHIVQRYVEQLGGSVELASAPGVGSRFTVRLPLRPEGAAASDAG